Proteins from one Gimesia maris genomic window:
- a CDS encoding glycosyltransferase family 2 protein encodes MNRKALIALPVFNEERHVVDVLTEVKKYAEAILVVNDGSSDGTAEILNTVAGITVITHPENQGYGAALKSAFDYAVEHQDDYDVLVTIDCDGQHEPGLLPGLVQQMRDRFDKDPIDILSGSRYLKSFNGDSIPPEDRRQINVAVTNRINEQLGFDITDAFCGLKAYRVEALSQFNVTDLGYAMPLQLWVQAAAHAMKIVEFAVPLVYLEEERSFGGSLDDAIKRKAYYDEVLDREMQAAGMTCCASENCNDRTDSYSE; translated from the coding sequence ATGAACCGGAAAGCGCTGATTGCTTTGCCCGTTTTCAATGAAGAACGCCATGTAGTGGATGTTCTGACCGAAGTCAAAAAGTACGCAGAAGCGATTCTGGTCGTCAATGACGGTTCATCGGATGGAACTGCCGAGATACTCAATACCGTCGCCGGGATTACCGTGATCACTCACCCGGAAAACCAGGGATATGGAGCCGCTTTGAAGAGTGCCTTCGATTATGCTGTTGAACATCAGGATGATTATGATGTACTGGTGACGATTGACTGTGATGGCCAGCATGAACCCGGCCTGCTGCCCGGTCTGGTTCAGCAGATGCGCGATCGCTTTGATAAGGACCCGATTGATATTTTATCCGGGAGTCGCTACCTGAAGTCGTTCAATGGTGACAGTATTCCGCCGGAAGATCGTCGTCAGATCAATGTCGCAGTTACAAATCGGATTAATGAACAGCTTGGTTTCGATATCACGGATGCGTTTTGTGGGCTGAAAGCATATCGCGTAGAAGCTTTGTCGCAATTCAATGTGACAGATCTGGGATACGCGATGCCACTGCAACTCTGGGTGCAGGCAGCAGCGCACGCGATGAAGATTGTTGAATTCGCCGTTCCACTGGTTTACCTGGAGGAGGAACGCAGTTTTGGCGGCTCACTGGATGATGCGATCAAACGAAAAGCCTACTACGATGAAGTTCTTGATCGTGAAATGCAGGCAGCCGGTATGACCTGCTGTGCATCGGAGAATTGTAACGATCGTACCGATTCTTATAGTGAGTAA
- a CDS encoding ABC transporter permease, which yields MYDLTPLNIFLATLLVMINGFISFWLSLNLEKRLLLASIRTVIQLLLIGMILEWIFKLSWWPVILLLMFSMTLIASLTAVQRSPRRFPGIWLNSIIAVFVSSWLVSGFALTVIIPPHSWSDNPAQYLIPLLGMILGNTLNGISLGLDRLSEELVMRRGEVELRLSLGATRNEAAREALQNAVRSGMTPIINSMMVVGLVSLPGLMTGQILAGASPLESVKYQIVIMFLIASGTALGTVISVLLGYRRLFNSRHQFLFERITRVEK from the coding sequence ATGTATGACTTAACTCCACTGAATATCTTTCTGGCAACACTACTGGTGATGATCAATGGGTTCATTTCGTTCTGGTTAAGCCTGAACCTGGAAAAACGCCTTTTGCTGGCTTCGATCCGCACTGTGATTCAACTCCTGCTGATCGGCATGATCCTGGAATGGATCTTTAAACTGTCCTGGTGGCCCGTCATTCTATTGCTGATGTTCAGCATGACGCTCATTGCCAGCCTGACCGCTGTTCAACGTTCGCCAAGACGCTTCCCGGGAATCTGGCTGAACAGCATCATCGCCGTTTTTGTCAGTTCCTGGCTGGTGAGTGGTTTTGCATTAACAGTTATTATCCCTCCCCACAGCTGGTCAGATAACCCGGCACAGTATCTGATTCCCCTCCTGGGGATGATTCTGGGGAATACCTTAAATGGAATATCGCTGGGCCTGGACCGGTTGAGTGAAGAACTGGTGATGCGCAGAGGAGAGGTCGAGCTCCGACTCTCACTGGGAGCAACGCGCAATGAAGCCGCCAGGGAAGCATTGCAGAATGCAGTCCGGTCGGGAATGACTCCCATCATCAATTCTATGATGGTGGTCGGCCTGGTGTCATTACCTGGCCTGATGACAGGGCAGATCCTCGCAGGAGCCAGCCCGCTGGAATCAGTTAAGTATCAGATTGTGATCATGTTTCTGATCGCATCGGGAACGGCTTTGGGAACTGTCATCTCTGTTCTGCTGGGATATCGGCGCCTGTTTAATTCTCGACATCAGTTTCTGTTCGAACGGATCACACGCGTCGAAAAATAA
- a CDS encoding UDP-2,3-diacylglucosamine diphosphatase, with translation MIVSQNQSAATVSRSIRTIFVSDVHLGCMHSRAEEFLEFLNSHHPESLYLVGDLIDGWKLRKKWRWPHIYNEIFDRVEELSSKGTEVFYTPGNHDNFLRDFGKRFGFVSLSDEFVHLTADGRRFLIIHGDQFDKFETGAQWLSVLASFAYDMLLTVNTLFNRLMRRRGQTKFALSSAVKSQVKHLMRFISDYEKKLADHARLKRCEGIICGHIHAPNILDIDGINYCNTGDWVEHCSALIEYSDGELEIVFFDQEIEPVQKPVPQARSERIRQEPFVDAEVPGLISRFWKKCHPLKLIRR, from the coding sequence ATGATCGTGTCCCAGAATCAGTCCGCTGCAACAGTCTCTCGTAGTATTCGAACAATCTTTGTCAGCGATGTTCATCTGGGATGTATGCATTCGAGAGCAGAAGAGTTTCTTGAATTTCTCAATTCCCACCACCCTGAGTCTCTCTATCTGGTAGGCGATCTGATTGATGGCTGGAAATTGCGCAAAAAATGGCGTTGGCCGCATATCTATAATGAGATCTTTGATCGGGTAGAAGAGCTTAGTAGCAAAGGAACTGAAGTATTTTATACACCTGGAAATCACGATAACTTTTTACGTGATTTCGGGAAGCGGTTTGGTTTTGTTTCACTTTCTGATGAATTCGTGCATCTGACCGCAGATGGACGTCGCTTCCTGATTATCCACGGCGATCAGTTCGATAAGTTTGAAACAGGGGCACAATGGCTGTCGGTACTGGCATCATTCGCGTACGACATGTTGCTGACCGTCAATACCTTATTCAACCGTCTCATGCGCCGTCGGGGACAGACAAAGTTTGCCCTCTCCTCTGCTGTGAAATCTCAGGTGAAGCACCTGATGCGGTTTATCAGCGATTACGAGAAAAAACTGGCCGATCATGCCCGACTGAAACGCTGCGAGGGAATCATTTGTGGTCATATTCATGCCCCTAATATTCTGGATATTGACGGGATTAATTACTGCAATACTGGTGATTGGGTGGAGCACTGCAGCGCCTTGATCGAATACAGTGACGGCGAACTGGAAATCGTGTTTTTTGATCAGGAAATCGAACCTGTCCAGAAACCCGTTCCCCAGGCTCGTTCGGAAAGAATCAGGCAAGAACCCTTTGTGGACGCTGAGGTGCCTGGTCTCATCAGTCGTTTCTGGAAAAAATGTCATCCTCTGAAACTGATCCGCCGCTGA
- a CDS encoding DUF3419 family protein, which produces MISERISSKSFQFVHQGNLVYNTCWEDPRLDRRALNLGPEDEVLVITSAGCNALDYLLDEPRQVHAVDVNPKQNALLELKLSAIRNLDYEAFFDLFGRGYSKDWRKLYSQNLRADLSVTAQKYWDRHGKFFSGEGKRASFYFRGSSGLFAWFVNCYIDRIAKIRDDINSLLAARDVTEQSSIYQSRNLNELLWTRMIKWWMRRDLTLSMLGVPRPQRTQIDQCYAGGIVQFVIDRIETVFTSRSLQDNYFWRVYLTGSYDHDCCPEYLKANNFERLKAGLVDRLSINTNTVEGFLRQHPGTISRYILLDHMDWMAGAQPQLLQSEWQAILDKAAPESRILWRSAGMQVDFVDPIQVQHDGRNREVGELLQYQNQLATELHEQDRVNTYGSFYIADLLV; this is translated from the coding sequence ATGATTTCTGAAAGAATCAGCAGTAAAAGTTTTCAATTCGTCCATCAGGGTAATCTGGTTTACAATACCTGCTGGGAAGATCCCCGTCTCGATCGGAGGGCACTGAATCTGGGCCCGGAAGATGAAGTTCTGGTGATCACATCTGCTGGTTGTAACGCATTGGATTATCTGCTGGATGAGCCACGACAGGTACATGCCGTGGATGTGAACCCCAAACAGAATGCCCTTCTGGAATTGAAACTGTCAGCGATTCGTAATTTGGATTATGAAGCTTTTTTTGATCTGTTTGGCCGAGGGTACTCGAAAGACTGGCGGAAACTGTACTCACAGAATCTGCGTGCAGATTTATCTGTGACCGCACAGAAATACTGGGATCGACATGGAAAGTTTTTTTCCGGTGAAGGGAAACGCGCCAGCTTCTATTTTCGTGGATCTTCCGGGCTGTTTGCCTGGTTTGTGAACTGCTACATCGACCGCATTGCCAAAATTCGTGATGATATCAATTCGCTGCTGGCAGCGCGCGACGTCACCGAACAGAGTTCCATTTATCAGTCCCGAAATCTGAATGAACTGCTCTGGACCAGGATGATCAAATGGTGGATGCGGCGGGACCTGACGTTATCCATGCTGGGAGTCCCCCGCCCGCAACGAACACAGATCGATCAATGTTATGCAGGCGGAATCGTGCAGTTTGTCATTGATCGCATTGAAACGGTATTTACCAGTCGTTCACTGCAGGACAACTATTTCTGGCGCGTTTATCTGACGGGAAGCTACGATCACGATTGTTGTCCCGAATATTTAAAAGCAAATAATTTCGAACGCCTCAAAGCAGGTCTGGTTGATCGGCTGTCCATCAATACGAACACGGTGGAAGGTTTTCTACGGCAACACCCCGGAACCATCTCGCGTTATATTCTATTGGATCACATGGACTGGATGGCAGGTGCGCAACCACAATTATTACAAAGCGAGTGGCAGGCAATTCTCGACAAGGCGGCACCGGAGAGCAGGATCCTCTGGCGGAGTGCGGGTATGCAGGTGGATTTTGTCGATCCGATTCAAGTCCAGCATGATGGAAGGAATCGGGAAGTCGGCGAGTTGTTACAGTACCAGAACCAACTCGCCACAGAATTACACGAACAGGACCGGGTGAATACCTATGGCAGTTTCTATATCGCAGATTTACTCGTCTGA
- a CDS encoding class I SAM-dependent methyltransferase has translation MNYLSGRLNDVKTVWQLLASRIEGQTHVERLNSFYQGQAAGYDQFRKRLLHGRCELFESLAVPENGVWVDLGAGTGENAELWGQRLQQFQQAYLVDLCQPLLDVCSQRISDRGWSNVTAVCEDATSFTPPETHVDLVTFSYSLTMIPDWFQAVNHAWDLLRPGGLLGIVDFYVARKYPQPNLQTHGWFQRNFWPVWFAGDNVFLNPDHLPYLLDRFELISLKESQGSLPFLPLLKVPYYALIAKKSV, from the coding sequence ATGAATTACTTGAGTGGACGGTTGAATGATGTCAAAACTGTGTGGCAATTGTTGGCCTCCCGCATTGAAGGTCAGACCCATGTGGAAAGACTGAATTCATTTTATCAGGGACAGGCAGCAGGTTACGACCAGTTCCGCAAACGCCTGCTGCATGGTCGCTGTGAACTGTTTGAAAGTCTGGCTGTACCTGAAAATGGTGTCTGGGTCGATCTGGGGGCCGGGACCGGTGAAAATGCAGAATTGTGGGGGCAACGACTTCAGCAGTTTCAACAAGCCTATCTGGTTGATCTCTGTCAGCCTCTGTTGGATGTCTGTTCTCAAAGAATTTCAGATCGAGGATGGTCGAATGTGACAGCGGTCTGTGAGGATGCAACCTCTTTCACTCCGCCGGAAACGCACGTCGATCTGGTTACCTTCTCCTACTCTCTGACTATGATTCCCGACTGGTTCCAGGCAGTGAATCATGCCTGGGATCTATTGCGGCCGGGGGGATTGCTGGGCATTGTCGATTTCTATGTCGCGAGAAAATATCCTCAGCCCAATCTGCAGACGCATGGCTGGTTTCAGCGGAATTTCTGGCCGGTGTGGTTCGCAGGTGACAATGTGTTTTTGAATCCCGATCACCTGCCCTATCTGCTGGATCGCTTTGAGTTGATTTCTCTCAAGGAATCTCAGGGAAGCCTTCCATTTTTACCTCTTCTCAAAGTCCCATATTATGCACTGATTGCGAAAAAATCAGTTTAA
- a CDS encoding AAA family ATPase, whose translation MLIEALQNKSLYDHSIESFQLLETHISWVLLTGPYAYKLKKPVDLGFVDFSTLELRNKYCREELRLNRRLAPELYREVIPITGTEKTPEFNGTGEIIDYAVQMVQFPQDRLLSVAIRENRLTVELINQLAEEVAEFHAKIAVAGADLEWGTPEKVLAPVEENFRHVTELFSGDETILGQLDLIRTENESCFQELFTLFRQRKAQGYIRECHGDMHLGNMILSERGVTLFDCLEFNAGLRWVDVMSEVAFVVMDLEDRGRADFAMQFLNRYLELTGDYAGVPLLRFYLSYRAMVRAKVAAIRLSQAKLADTVANQVRDEFQSYLKLAKNYVVNTEPWLLLTHGVSGSGKSYGSELMLKGMPAIRIRSDVERKRLQGEQQIPDSELYSAETTRLVYEQLCCLAEVIISAGWTVIVDATTLKVWQRTLFYDLSEKLQIPFQLVVFSASQEQLESRIRERERNGDDPSDATPEILKLQLGELDPLDENELKQSVAIPVDQEWTTELLVQLVQDSGNNQQR comes from the coding sequence ATGTTGATCGAAGCACTTCAGAATAAATCGTTATACGATCATTCAATAGAATCATTCCAGTTGCTGGAAACGCATATTTCCTGGGTGCTGCTTACCGGACCGTATGCCTATAAACTCAAGAAACCGGTCGATCTGGGCTTTGTCGATTTTTCCACATTGGAATTACGTAACAAATACTGTCGCGAAGAACTTCGCCTGAATCGCAGACTGGCACCCGAGTTGTACCGGGAGGTGATCCCGATTACCGGTACTGAAAAGACCCCCGAATTCAATGGGACAGGTGAGATCATCGATTATGCAGTCCAGATGGTGCAGTTTCCACAGGATCGTCTGTTGAGTGTTGCGATCAGGGAAAACCGTTTAACGGTGGAACTTATCAATCAACTGGCAGAAGAGGTTGCTGAATTTCATGCAAAGATCGCCGTTGCCGGTGCAGACCTGGAGTGGGGGACGCCCGAAAAAGTACTTGCCCCCGTAGAAGAAAATTTTCGGCATGTGACTGAGTTGTTTTCTGGAGACGAGACAATACTGGGGCAACTGGACTTGATTCGTACTGAGAATGAAAGCTGTTTTCAGGAATTATTCACATTGTTCCGGCAGCGCAAGGCGCAAGGGTATATTCGTGAGTGTCACGGCGATATGCATCTGGGAAATATGATTTTGAGTGAACGGGGTGTAACCCTCTTTGACTGCCTGGAATTCAATGCGGGTTTGCGCTGGGTGGATGTGATGAGTGAAGTCGCTTTTGTCGTCATGGATCTGGAAGATCGAGGCCGCGCCGATTTCGCTATGCAGTTTCTGAATCGTTACCTGGAGCTGACTGGAGATTACGCAGGAGTGCCCCTCCTGCGATTTTATCTGTCTTACCGGGCGATGGTTCGTGCAAAAGTTGCTGCAATCCGATTAAGTCAAGCTAAACTGGCGGATACAGTAGCGAATCAAGTACGCGACGAATTCCAGTCGTATCTGAAACTTGCGAAAAACTATGTCGTGAATACGGAACCCTGGCTGCTGTTGACTCATGGAGTCTCAGGCAGTGGCAAGTCCTATGGTAGCGAACTTATGCTGAAAGGGATGCCTGCGATTCGAATCCGTTCTGATGTCGAACGCAAACGCCTGCAGGGCGAACAGCAGATCCCGGATAGTGAACTCTACTCTGCAGAGACAACCCGACTGGTTTATGAACAGTTGTGTTGTCTGGCAGAGGTCATTATATCGGCCGGCTGGACAGTCATTGTAGATGCTACAACGCTCAAAGTCTGGCAACGTACTTTATTTTATGACCTGTCAGAAAAACTACAGATACCGTTTCAACTGGTCGTCTTTTCAGCAAGTCAAGAACAGTTGGAATCTCGGATCAGGGAACGAGAGCGAAATGGGGATGACCCGTCTGATGCCACACCAGAAATTCTTAAGCTGCAACTGGGCGAATTAGATCCGTTGGATGAAAACGAATTGAAACAGTCAGTCGCCATTCCCGTGGATCAGGAATGGACGACTGAATTACTGGTTCAACTCGTGCAAGATTCTGGTAATAACCAACAGCGATGA
- a CDS encoding STAS/SEC14 domain-containing protein, whose amino-acid sequence MPIDILHHADQNYVELNLSGKLVKEDYHNFTPSIETLIKQHGPLHMLVVLEDFHGWTMGALWEDTKFDIKHFKDIARLAIVGDSKWEEGMATFCKPFTKAKIKYFNIDDLDAARTWIAESA is encoded by the coding sequence ATGCCAATTGATATTTTACATCATGCAGACCAGAACTACGTGGAATTAAATTTGTCTGGGAAACTGGTCAAAGAAGACTATCACAATTTCACACCCAGTATTGAGACTTTGATTAAACAACATGGTCCCTTACACATGCTGGTAGTTCTGGAAGATTTCCATGGCTGGACGATGGGCGCACTCTGGGAAGACACAAAATTTGACATCAAACACTTCAAAGACATTGCACGTCTGGCGATCGTTGGCGACAGCAAATGGGAAGAAGGGATGGCTACCTTCTGTAAGCCATTTACAAAAGCAAAAATCAAATATTTCAATATCGACGACCTGGATGCAGCAAGAACCTGGATCGCGGAATCTGCCTGA
- a CDS encoding ABC transporter ATP-binding protein, whose amino-acid sequence MTEASAPENCLLEARQIGRQTSDGHWLNRDLSLQIFPGDRIAISGPTGSGKSVFLRSLAMLDEIQQGSILFHNEPVRDKQLPEYRSRVVYLQQRPVLIEGTVESNLQFAFQFQVNQQKNHNPDSIRNFLKSFGRPESFLKKKSSSLSGGEGQIVALLRALILSPEILLLDEPTSGLDPETTQQFESIILKWHETSSESPAFVWITHDRSQAQRLADKVMIFPAGQVSNHVNPES is encoded by the coding sequence ATGACAGAAGCATCGGCTCCAGAAAATTGCCTGCTGGAAGCACGCCAGATCGGACGCCAGACTTCAGACGGTCATTGGTTGAATCGAGATTTGTCCCTGCAAATTTTTCCAGGGGACCGCATCGCGATCTCAGGTCCGACAGGATCGGGAAAATCCGTATTTCTGCGGTCGCTGGCAATGCTGGATGAGATCCAGCAAGGCAGCATCCTGTTTCACAATGAGCCTGTCAGGGATAAACAACTGCCCGAGTATCGCAGTCGGGTCGTCTATCTTCAGCAAAGACCAGTGTTAATCGAAGGTACGGTGGAATCGAATCTGCAGTTTGCTTTCCAGTTTCAGGTCAATCAGCAGAAGAACCATAATCCAGATTCCATTCGGAACTTTCTGAAATCGTTTGGCAGACCCGAATCTTTTCTCAAAAAAAAATCGTCATCCCTGTCCGGCGGAGAAGGTCAAATCGTCGCATTATTACGTGCGCTGATTCTGTCGCCCGAGATCCTGCTGCTGGATGAACCGACATCCGGCCTGGACCCGGAAACCACGCAACAGTTCGAATCGATCATTCTCAAGTGGCACGAGACTTCATCAGAATCTCCGGCGTTTGTCTGGATCACACATGATCGAAGCCAGGCTCAGAGACTCGCTGATAAGGTCATGATATTTCCTGCAGGCCAGGTGTCGAATCACGTCAATCCTGAATCCTGA
- a CDS encoding 1-phosphofructokinase family hexose kinase produces the protein MIIAAGLSPAWQQILEVDSLQVGEVNRCQSAHWSASGKVINVGIAVRHLGISCESIFSAGGYTRELIEADLTQLQVPCRILDQQNPTRICTTVLDRSTGQTTELVENATAVSAEEVSAFADEYRKYVSSADIVVLTGSLPTGAPATLYHDLLADTDCPVILDARGPELETALIQSPFLVKPNLEELEQTLARSLPSTDQMIKGMQEINQRGATWVVISQGKDALWATSEQQVYRFTPAKAKVVNPIGCGDSLAAGIACGIHEGRSVPDAIRWGMASAADNLMQLLPARLSKTSVQTFFEQIEMEQLV, from the coding sequence ATGATCATTGCAGCCGGCTTGAGCCCGGCCTGGCAGCAGATTCTGGAAGTGGATTCCCTGCAGGTCGGCGAAGTCAACCGATGTCAGTCCGCTCACTGGTCTGCTTCCGGTAAGGTGATCAATGTAGGGATCGCCGTCCGTCATCTGGGTATTTCCTGTGAGTCAATTTTTTCAGCTGGAGGATACACCAGGGAGTTGATCGAAGCGGACCTGACACAACTTCAGGTTCCCTGTCGCATTCTGGATCAACAGAACCCGACCCGAATCTGCACGACAGTGCTGGATCGATCAACGGGGCAGACTACCGAACTGGTGGAAAACGCAACCGCTGTTTCAGCAGAAGAAGTTTCTGCGTTTGCTGATGAATACCGCAAATATGTCTCTTCAGCGGATATCGTTGTGCTGACCGGATCATTACCGACGGGTGCCCCCGCTACCCTGTATCATGATCTGCTGGCAGATACAGACTGCCCGGTTATTCTCGATGCCCGGGGGCCGGAACTGGAAACCGCATTAATTCAGAGTCCCTTTCTGGTGAAACCCAACCTGGAAGAACTGGAACAGACCCTGGCGCGCTCCCTCCCCAGCACTGATCAGATGATTAAAGGGATGCAGGAAATCAATCAGAGAGGTGCTACCTGGGTTGTGATCTCGCAGGGGAAAGATGCCTTGTGGGCGACTTCCGAACAACAGGTCTATCGCTTCACTCCGGCGAAAGCGAAAGTCGTCAACCCCATTGGTTGCGGAGACAGTCTGGCTGCAGGAATTGCCTGTGGAATTCACGAGGGTCGCAGTGTACCTGATGCGATTCGCTGGGGAATGGCGTCGGCAGCCGATAATCTGATGCAACTGTTACCGGCCCGTTTGTCCAAAACCAGCGTACAGACTTTTTTTGAACAGATCGAAATGGAGCAGCTTGTCTGA
- a CDS encoding SGNH/GDSL hydrolase family protein, giving the protein MKSMSINLIVLTLLTMFALAPVQADPPEFHTVKAELIKPRQGLGNTLEKLKAGEEVRVAYLGGSITAANGWRVKTTKWLQSAFPKAKIHEIHAAIGGTGSDLGAFRLEHDVLQHQPDLVFVEFAVNDGGRQPEAIWESMDGIVRQIWKSNPQTDICFVYTFRVNYENDLRKDENPRAASAMELLADYYAIPSINVALKIAVLEQQGKLKFTSETPVAKGVILFSKDGVHPLDEGHEVYTEVIAEAIKQMEKTSQPIDHSSKLKQPFVTGHWTDAKMIPLDASMLSGNWKELPADNVLQKRFRGRMGQIWEADTPGSKLTFRFRGSQAALYDLLGPDGGQVQITVDGKPHEKLTPRFDSYCTYHRISTLRLANGLDPQQIHTVTVEIDAEQPDRKPVAFRLKNPEEELKSAKFQGTRIRVGKIMLRGELVP; this is encoded by the coding sequence ATGAAATCGATGTCCATAAATCTGATTGTACTCACCCTGCTGACAATGTTCGCACTCGCGCCGGTTCAGGCTGATCCTCCTGAATTTCATACGGTGAAAGCGGAACTGATCAAACCACGACAGGGGCTCGGCAATACTCTTGAGAAACTGAAAGCCGGAGAAGAAGTCCGCGTAGCCTACCTGGGTGGGTCAATCACAGCCGCGAATGGCTGGAGAGTAAAAACAACGAAATGGCTGCAGTCAGCATTTCCCAAAGCAAAAATTCATGAAATCCACGCTGCCATCGGTGGCACGGGCAGCGATCTGGGTGCATTTCGCCTGGAGCATGACGTCCTGCAGCATCAGCCGGATCTGGTGTTCGTTGAATTTGCCGTGAACGATGGAGGCCGCCAGCCAGAAGCGATCTGGGAATCGATGGATGGCATCGTCCGACAGATCTGGAAATCCAATCCGCAGACAGATATCTGTTTTGTCTATACATTTCGGGTGAACTATGAAAACGATCTGCGCAAAGACGAAAATCCACGCGCCGCTTCCGCCATGGAACTGCTGGCCGACTATTATGCAATCCCTTCTATTAACGTCGCTTTAAAAATTGCGGTACTCGAACAGCAGGGCAAACTCAAATTTACATCCGAGACCCCGGTTGCGAAAGGTGTCATCCTGTTTTCCAAAGATGGTGTGCATCCACTTGACGAGGGGCATGAAGTCTATACCGAAGTGATTGCAGAAGCGATCAAACAGATGGAAAAGACTTCCCAACCAATCGATCACAGTTCCAAACTCAAACAGCCTTTTGTTACGGGTCACTGGACTGATGCCAAAATGATTCCCCTGGATGCATCCATGCTCAGTGGAAACTGGAAAGAACTGCCGGCGGACAATGTGCTGCAGAAACGGTTTAGGGGACGGATGGGACAAATCTGGGAAGCCGATACCCCGGGGAGTAAACTGACCTTTCGTTTCCGCGGTTCCCAGGCCGCCCTGTATGACTTGCTGGGTCCTGATGGCGGACAGGTTCAGATTACCGTTGATGGCAAACCGCATGAGAAACTTACTCCGCGGTTTGACAGCTACTGTACCTACCATCGTATCTCCACTTTGAGGCTGGCAAACGGCCTGGATCCACAGCAGATCCATACCGTGACAGTTGAAATTGATGCTGAACAGCCTGATCGCAAACCGGTGGCATTTCGTCTCAAAAACCCCGAAGAGGAATTGAAGTCAGCCAAATTTCAGGGAACCAGAATACGGGTCGGTAAGATTATGCTGCGAGGCGAACTGGTTCCCTGA
- a CDS encoding iron-containing alcohol dehydrogenase: MNYNFFAPQQINFGWGRFQETGNLAASLGTRAFIISGSRSLAASGVIEELRQLLSRASIKSEFIRTISNEPEVTDVDQTTRVLRNLGAGAGDFLIGIGGGSGIDLAKATSAMITNQESETVVDYLEGVGRGLKLTEAPLPLMAIPTTAGTGSEATKNAVISSYAPPFKKSLRAEQMIPDIVLCDPQLACSVPPEITARTGMDAITQLLESYISCRAQPIPQALCLQGLKLAIPALPEAVENGNSRRGREAMAHAALLSGIALANSGLGMAHGVAPALGIHCKISHGLACALMLPATLKANYSVRQQQYAEIYRFLYPEQALSAEQAAESLIDEIQKLNDRIQIPRRLSDVGVSPLQIPALVQSSRGNSMSGNPREIPDEELTQILESLL, encoded by the coding sequence ATGAACTATAATTTTTTCGCGCCGCAGCAAATTAACTTCGGCTGGGGACGCTTTCAGGAAACGGGGAACCTGGCGGCTTCGTTGGGGACACGGGCATTTATTATCAGCGGTTCGCGTTCCCTGGCTGCGTCGGGAGTCATTGAAGAATTACGTCAACTACTGTCGCGGGCCAGCATCAAAAGTGAATTCATTCGCACGATCTCTAACGAACCCGAAGTTACGGACGTGGACCAGACGACCAGAGTACTGCGGAACCTGGGAGCCGGTGCAGGGGACTTTCTGATCGGAATCGGCGGAGGTTCAGGCATCGATCTGGCCAAGGCAACCTCTGCCATGATCACCAATCAGGAAAGCGAGACCGTCGTAGACTACCTGGAGGGAGTCGGTCGGGGTCTGAAGTTGACCGAAGCACCACTCCCCCTCATGGCGATTCCTACTACCGCGGGAACCGGAAGCGAGGCGACCAAAAATGCCGTCATCTCCAGTTACGCGCCCCCCTTTAAAAAAAGCCTGCGTGCCGAGCAGATGATTCCTGATATCGTACTCTGCGATCCTCAATTGGCCTGTTCGGTTCCCCCGGAAATCACTGCCCGTACCGGGATGGACGCCATTACCCAGTTGCTGGAAAGCTATATCTCATGCCGTGCACAACCTATCCCACAGGCACTCTGCCTGCAGGGTCTCAAACTGGCAATTCCTGCATTACCCGAAGCCGTCGAGAACGGCAATTCCCGCAGAGGTCGTGAAGCAATGGCACATGCCGCGTTACTCTCCGGGATCGCTCTCGCCAATTCCGGTCTGGGGATGGCTCATGGGGTCGCCCCCGCGTTGGGGATCCATTGCAAGATTTCTCATGGACTGGCATGTGCGCTGATGCTACCTGCGACACTGAAAGCAAATTACTCAGTACGCCAGCAGCAATACGCTGAGATCTACCGCTTCCTTTATCCGGAACAGGCTCTGTCTGCAGAACAGGCCGCAGAATCTCTGATTGATGAGATTCAGAAATTGAATGACCGTATTCAAATACCGCGCCGGCTTTCCGATGTTGGTGTCTCTCCGTTGCAGATCCCCGCGCTGGTCCAGAGTTCGCGGGGAAACAGCATGAGTGGAAATCCCCGCGAAATCCCGGATGAGGAACTGACGCAGATCCTGGAATCCTTACTTTAG